A single window of Nicotiana sylvestris chromosome 3, ASM39365v2, whole genome shotgun sequence DNA harbors:
- the LOC104249387 gene encoding peptidyl-prolyl cis-trans isomerase FKBP53 — protein sequence MAFWGVELKPGKPFTHNFESERGRLHVSQATLGTCSTNKKSIVQCIVGDKKPIYLCSLLPEKLETCPLNLEFEEEEEVTFSVIGSHNVHLSGFFYGESEGCCGNEYGSDLYEEDAAETDSESDDSIEFEYDTENEDEDGSTDDDFCMYPPSPIPNSGVKIEEIVEDEKPKDENAKSKRPKKKKNQSNGTDDTENSERQIVVKSNTGSPLLESEDEDGFPISAPNENKAKSVRSKLKSDGIKDQDTHEEVLNEKARDTVDERKGLKKRGRDDTSKVNDGQRADNVVMENNAKQNKKNKKKKLMDEELARQNGSNNKSEHAEANDEPVPVGKTEDGQRSTDEKDTEKKKKKKKNKKNQQDGKAVTEVEQDKKNGSQEVEENEETKPSQLRTYGNGLVIEELAMGKPDGKRAFPGSKVGVRYIGKLKKNGKIFDSNIGQRTPFEFRLGIGQVIKGWDVGVNGMRIGDKRRLTIPPVMGYGSKGAGGAIPPNSWLVFDVELVSVK from the exons ATGGCGTTCTGGG GAGTTGAATTGAAGCCTGGTAAACCATTCACTCATAATTTTGAAAGTGAGCGTGGTAGACTTCATGTCTCTCAG GCAACATTAGGCACTTGCTCAACAAACAAAAAAAGCATCGTTCAATGTATAGTAGGTGATAAGAAGCCGATTTACTTGTGTTCCTTACTGCCAGAAAAACTGGAGACATGCCCATTGAATCTCGAgtttgaggaggaggaagaagttACCTTTTCAGTTATTGGTTCTCACAATGTTCATCTATCTGGTTTCTTTTATGGAGAGAGTGAGGGTTGCTGTGGAAATGAATATGGATC CGATCTTTATGAGGAGGATGCTGCTGAGACTGATAGTGAGTCTGATGATTCAATCGAATTTGAGTATGACACAGAAAATGAAGACGAGGATGGCTCAACTGATGATGATTTTTGCATGTATCCACCTTCACCTATTCCCAACAGTGGAG tgaaaattgAAGAGATAGTGGAGGATGAAAAGCCTAAAGATGAAAATGCTAAATCCAAAAggccaaagaagaagaaaaaccagTCAAATGGGACTGATGACACAGAGAACTCTGAGCGCCAAATAGTTGTCAAGAGTAATACTGGCAGTCCTCTGCTGGAGAGTGAAGATGAAGATGGCTTCCCGATATCTGCTCCCAATGAAAACAAAGCTAAATCAGTGAGATCAAAATTAAAATCAGATGGAATTAAAGATCAGGATACCCATGAGGAAGTATTGAATGAGAAGGCAAGAGATACTGTTGATGAGAGGAAAGGCTTAAAAAAAAGAGGTCGTGATGATACTAGCAAAGTCAATGATGGTCAAAG AGCAGACAATGTGGTGATGGAAAACAACGCTAagcaaaataaaaagaataagaagaaaaagttAATGGATGAGGAGTTGGCTCGTCAAAATGGATCAAACAACAAGTCAGAGCATGCGGAGGCTAATGATGAGCCAGTTCCAGTAGGTAAAACCGAAGATGGTCAGAGGTCAACTGATGAAAA GGATactgagaaaaagaagaaaaagaaaaagaacaagaaaaatcAACAGGATGGAAAAGCAGTTACAGAGGTTGAACAAGATAAAAAGAATGGATCACAGGAGGTGGAGGAAAATGAAGAGACTAAGCCTTCTCAATTGAGGACCTATGGAAATGGGTTGGTCATAGAGGAGTTGGCAATGGGCAAGCCGGATGGGAAAAGAGCTTTCCCAGGAAGTAAG GTTGGTGTACGCTATATCGGCAAGCTGAAGAAGAATGGCAAAATATTCGATTCCAACATTGGGCAAAGAACACCTTTTGAATTCCGTTTAG GTATTGGTCAAGTTATAAAGGGTTGGGATGTCGGTGTAAATG GCATGCGCATTGGGGACAAAAGAAGACTTACAATCCCACCAGTCATGGG GTATGGATCTAAAGGTGCTGGTGGCGCCATACCACCCAATTCATGGTTGGTATTTGATGTTGAGCTAGTAAGTGTAAAATGA